The Streptococcus pantholopis genome has a segment encoding these proteins:
- a CDS encoding DHH family phosphoesterase produces MRRFRFATIHLIMIGLILFGILAICVRLFQSQTAVLTAIFLTLVFVVALLYYQKETYEISELEQIELLNDQTELNLKNLLEQMPVGVIQFDLTSNEVVWFNPYAELIFTTENGDFEYQFVKEVISNKRNGSASQSFEKSGNKYSTYLDESIGIFYFFDASMGNRQLGDVSLLRPVIGIISIDNYDDVTDDLSDADVSQINSFIANFISNFTQEKSIFYRRVDMDRFYFFTDYSVLSDLMAAKFSVLEAFRKEAQERQLPLTLSMGISYGDSEHDKIGQVALQNLNIALVRGGDQIVIRENDDQKQPMYFGGGSVSTVKRSRTRTRAMMTAISDRLKTVDSVFIVGHKHLDMDALGSAVGMQFFASNITGNAYTVYDPFDMNPDISRAVARLQSEGTSQLVSIEQALDMLTPHSLLIMVDHSKLSLTLSKELYVQFKDVIVVDHHRRDEDFPDNAILSFVESGASSASELVTELIQFQNAQKRLNKIQASVLMAGIMLDTKNFSTRVTSRTFDVASYLRTLGSDSAEIQNISAIDFEEYRMINELILRGEKVGDHILLATGSDQAAYTNIIASKAADLLLSMAGIEATFVITRNTAQVTSISARSKNQINVQRIMESLGGGGHFNLAACQLPDLTVSQAREQLLEVLDNELVDKEAGEE; encoded by the coding sequence ATGAGAAGATTTCGTTTTGCAACTATTCATCTGATTATGATCGGTCTGATACTCTTTGGTATTTTGGCTATCTGTGTTAGGCTTTTTCAAAGTCAGACAGCTGTTTTAACGGCTATTTTCCTTACGTTGGTATTTGTTGTTGCTTTGCTGTATTACCAAAAGGAAACATATGAAATTTCTGAATTGGAACAGATAGAGCTGCTGAATGATCAAACTGAACTTAATTTGAAAAATTTGCTGGAGCAAATGCCTGTTGGGGTAATTCAATTTGATTTGACCAGCAATGAAGTTGTTTGGTTTAATCCTTATGCTGAACTTATATTTACCACCGAAAACGGCGATTTTGAATATCAGTTTGTTAAAGAGGTCATTTCCAATAAGCGCAATGGCTCAGCCAGTCAGTCTTTTGAAAAAAGCGGCAATAAGTACTCTACTTATTTAGATGAATCAATTGGTATTTTTTACTTTTTTGATGCTTCTATGGGCAACAGGCAGCTTGGGGATGTCAGTTTGCTGCGCCCTGTCATTGGCATTATTTCAATAGATAACTATGATGATGTAACAGATGATTTATCTGATGCAGATGTTTCACAAATTAACAGTTTTATTGCTAATTTTATCTCCAATTTTACTCAAGAAAAAAGTATTTTTTACCGCCGTGTTGATATGGATCGTTTCTACTTTTTCACTGATTATTCTGTTTTAAGCGATCTCATGGCAGCGAAATTTTCTGTCTTAGAAGCCTTTCGTAAAGAGGCTCAGGAAAGGCAGCTGCCGCTGACACTAAGTATGGGCATTTCTTACGGAGATAGTGAACACGATAAAATCGGTCAGGTTGCTTTACAGAATTTGAATATTGCTCTTGTTAGAGGAGGGGATCAGATTGTTATTCGAGAGAACGATGACCAAAAACAGCCTATGTATTTTGGCGGCGGTTCTGTTTCGACAGTCAAACGTTCCCGAACGAGAACGAGGGCTATGATGACAGCCATTTCTGACAGGCTTAAAACAGTTGACAGCGTGTTTATCGTCGGACATAAGCATCTTGATATGGATGCATTAGGCTCTGCTGTCGGCATGCAGTTTTTTGCCAGCAATATTACTGGAAATGCTTATACAGTGTATGATCCTTTTGATATGAATCCAGATATTTCCAGAGCTGTAGCAAGGCTGCAAAGTGAGGGAACAAGTCAGCTGGTTTCAATTGAGCAGGCTTTAGATATGCTTACTCCCCATTCTTTACTGATTATGGTGGATCATTCCAAACTGTCACTGACATTATCAAAAGAGCTGTATGTGCAGTTTAAAGATGTTATTGTTGTTGATCACCACCGGCGTGATGAAGATTTTCCTGACAATGCCATCCTTTCTTTTGTTGAAAGCGGAGCAAGCAGTGCCAGTGAACTGGTGACAGAATTGATCCAATTTCAAAATGCTCAAAAGCGGCTGAATAAAATTCAAGCCAGTGTTTTAATGGCTGGTATTATGCTGGATACCAAGAATTTTTCAACACGCGTAACCAGCCGTACATTTGATGTAGCCAGCTATTTAAGAACCTTGGGCAGTGACAGTGCAGAAATTCAGAATATTTCCGCTATTGATTTCGAAGAATACCGAATGATTAATGAACTGATTCTCAGAGGTGAGAAAGTCGGCGACCATATTCTTCTGGCGACTGGTTCTGATCAGGCTGCTTACACCAATATTATTGCTAGTAAGGCAGCAGATTTACTGCTTTCAATGGCCGGTATTGAGGCTACTTTTGTTATTACACGCAATACTGCTCAAGTAACCTCTATTTCAGCTCGCAGCAAAAATCAGATAAATGTTCAGCGGATTATGGAGAGCCTTGGCGGTGGCGGTCATTTTAATTTAGCAGCCTGTCAGCTGCCGGATTTGACAGTCAGTCAGGCAAGGGAACAGTTGCTTGAGGTGCTTGACAATGAATTAGTAGATAAGGAGGCAGGAGAAGAATGA